TTGCTAGGGCTACTGGGGTTGATAGCGGTGTTAGGGTTGGGGAAAGCGATCGCTCAAGATGCTCCACTGTTGCCGCCCCTCTCGGTTTACCCCTTGCCAGATTCCTTGGTGGCCTGGAACCCTGACAGCAGGGATGACTACTTTGATGAGATCACGCCCATCGAGGGAATCGGCTATCTGGTTTGGCCCGATCGCCCGGTTCAGGTTTATATTGAACCGCCCACTGATCTCAACGATCGCTCTCAGGTTTGGTCTCAGTTGGTGCAGGGAGCGGTTCATGACTGGAGTCTCTACTTTCCCCTAGACCTAACAACCCAGTTAGAGGATGCTAATATCGCGATTTGGCGAGATACGCCTTCGATTCAGTGGGACGCTAATCAATCGCCTCGGGCCCGGTCTGCTGAAACGCGATACCGAATTTTTGTGGACTCTCCCGATGCGTCCACCTCCTGCTTGCGTCACCAGATGACGTTAATCATTCGCCCTGGTCAGTCGGATCAGCATATTGCCGGTGCTACCCGCCATGAACTTGGTCACGCCCTGGGTTTGTGGGGACATAGCCCTCTAGAAACGGATGCTTTGTACTATTCTCAGGTGCGCACACCTCCCCCGATTTCGGTGCGGGATGTCAACACCTTGAAGCGCTTGTATGAGCAACCCACCCGACTAGGTTGGCCGCTGGTGCGATCGCCCTCTATTCCATAGCCTGGTTTGCCATGTCCCTTTCTGCCAACACCATCACGGCCATTCTAATCACGGCATTTTGGTCGATTGCCCTGGCACTGATTGCTATCCAAAATGCTGAAGTTGTTTTTCTCAAGTTTCTCACCTTCCAGTCCGTATCCCTACCCTTGGGATTAGTGCTGGCTTTCAGCGTAGCGTTTGGGATGGTGGCTACCATTGTGGTACGGCTGCTGTGGCAAGCGCCGTCTCGCCGTCGATCGGACTTTTATGAAGAGCCACTAGAGTAAGGGGCTAAGTATCATCGCTGCAAAAGCTAGCTAGCAAGGTATACAGCTCGTCCTCTGACCTGCCTTCAAGCTGGAGGTGCTTTAACTCAAGCAGAACCTCAGCTAAGGCCGAAGCTTGGGAACGATAGGCACTATTCGCCGACAGCAGATCTAAATAAATGTCGCGTTCAATCTGATGGCGATCGCTGTCGGGGCTAGAGGGAGATCCGTAGGCTAAGGTATCGACGTTGAACTTTAGTAGAAAAATTAAGGCATGGGTTAGATTTTGGAGCTGTTGCTGAAGATCGCGCAGGTCAAGATCAAGGCGATTGAAACCCACAGTACCGCGAATTTGAAGCTCAACAATAGGATGTTCATCCGGACAAATAGCTCCACTAGCGATCGCGGCTTGGGTTTCTTTCAGGGCAAGCTGCACCAGTTCTTCCATCAACTCTTGCCCCTGAGTTTTGATGCTCAGCCGCACAATGGGCCGTTGTTGATAGTCTTGGCATAGCTTGGCTTGAATGCCGCTGGGATCGATGGTAACTTGAAAGCCCCCGCGCTCATAGCGAACTTCTTCCACGCTGTTGGCTTCCACCGAGCCTGGGTTGAAGACCCAATCCTCAACGATGTAGCTCTTGTGGATGTGACCTAGGGCTAGATAATCGACGCCAGCGGTCTTAAGCGGTAGCAGATCGCCATAGCGCAAGGCACCTTGGTAGCGAGCAATTTGTCCTTCTAGCCCATGGTGGAAAAGGAGGATTTGATGGGCTGGTCCTGGCGGGAGCTGTTTGATGGCGGTGGCAATTTGCTGAATAGCCATGGGAGCTGAGGCCCCATACCAT
This portion of the Candidatus Obscuribacterales bacterium genome encodes:
- a CDS encoding DNA repair exonuclease, encoding MARFLHIADVHLGFDRYDSPERTRDFFYAFNDLVERYAIEDAVDFVIIVGDLFEHRTIQPAVLNHAQIVLRSLQAANIPVIAIEGNHDNRPYGVATSWLRYLSDWGLLTLLEPGAQDAGEPFYEPWDGRRGGYIDLDCGVRIIGSQWYGASAPMAIQQIATAIKQLPPGPAHQILLFHHGLEGQIARYQGALRYGDLLPLKTAGVDYLALGHIHKSYIVEDWVFNPGSVEANSVEEVRYERGGFQVTIDPSGIQAKLCQDYQQRPIVRLSIKTQGQELMEELVQLALKETQAAIASGAICPDEHPIVELQIRGTVGFNRLDLDLRDLQQQLQNLTHALIFLLKFNVDTLAYGSPSSPDSDRHQIERDIYLDLLSANSAYRSQASALAEVLLELKHLQLEGRSEDELYTLLASFCSDDT